The Alicyclobacillus macrosporangiidus CPP55 genome segment AGGGGATCTTGCCAAACGCCTGAATCCCGTCGACGTGGAAGATCGTCTTCGGCCTTTGGCGTAAAGCCTGGCCGATCTCCGCCACCGGCAACACAGCGCCGGTTTCGTTGTTCACGTGCATGACGCTGACCAAGACCGTGTCGTCCGTGACGGCCTCGAGCACCCGTTCGGCCGGAACCCAGCCGTCCGCATCCGGTGCCACGTACGTCACACGCCAACCCTCGCGCTCGAGGGCGCGGAACGGCTCGAGCACCGAGGGATGCTCCACCTGCGTCGTCACCACATGTCGGCCGCGCCCCCCGTACCGCCGTGTGGCACCGAAGATGGCCAGGTTGTTGGCTTCCGTACCGCCACCCGTGAACACAACCTGGCCGTCCCGCACGCCGAGCGCCCGCAGCACCTGTTTGCGCGCCGCCTCGATGCGCCGCTCGGCCTCCAGCCCCTTGCGATGCAGGGAGGACGGGTTGCCATATACGGAAAACATCTCCTGGATGATTCGCTCGACCTCCGGCAGCAGTGGGGTCGTCGCCGCGTTGTCCAGATATACCTCCATCGACGCCTCCCCCTTTCGTCCACGTATAGAGTAGCAGATGAGGCGCTGAACACAAAAAACGCCGTCTGCGCGAGGGTGCTGCGCAGACGGCGTGGTACAGCCCGGCCGGTATACCGATCGCCGCCGGCCGGAGAGAGGGTTCGGGTGCGGGGCGAAGACTTCTGGTCCGTCAGCGGTGGGTCAGAACCGAGTCGAGGTGAGGCACCGCCATACCGGCTGCCACGAGCCGGGCGAGATCGACGATGCGGCAGGAGTAGCCCCACTCGTTGTCATACCATGCCAGAACCTTGACCGCCGTGTCCTCCATGACCAGGGTCGACTGCCCGTCGACGATGGCCGAGCGCGAGTCGCCGTTGAAGTCCACGGATACCAACGGCTCCTCCGTGTAACCGAGGAACGGGGCGAGTTCCGTCGCCGCCGCCCGCGCCAGCGCTTGGTTGACCTCGTCCGCCGTGACGGGGCAGGCCAGTTCCGCCACCAAGTCGACGATGGACACGTTCGGGGTCGGCACCCGCAGGGCGATGCCGTTCAGCTTGCCCTGCAACTCCGGCATGACAAGTCCGATGGCCTTGGCCGCCCCCGTGCTGGTGGGAATGATGGATTCCGCGCAAGCGCGCGCCCGGCGAAGGTCCTTGTGGGGATTGTCCAGGTTCTTCTGGTCGTTGGTGTAGCTGTGAACCGTCGTCACCAGACCGCGCCGGATCCCGAACGTCTCGTGCAGGACTTTCACGACAGGACCAAGGCAGTTGGTCGTGCACGAGGCCCCCGACACGATATGGTGCCGATCCGGGTCGTAGGCGTCGTGATTGACCCCCATCACCACGGTGACGTCCGCGTCGGCCGCCGTCTT includes the following:
- the gap gene encoding type I glyceraldehyde-3-phosphate dehydrogenase, which translates into the protein MTIRMAINGFGRIGRMVYRRAVETGGIDVVAVNGTADAETLAHLLKYDSVHGRWDVPVELTADGWRAGDVETRVFSTRDPSVLPWGDLGVDVVVEATGKFRTRETAGVHLAQGARKVIITAPAKTAADADVTVVMGVNHDAYDPDRHHIVSGASCTTNCLGPVVKVLHETFGIRRGLVTTVHSYTNDQKNLDNPHKDLRRARACAESIIPTSTGAAKAIGLVMPELQGKLNGIALRVPTPNVSIVDLVAELACPVTADEVNQALARAAATELAPFLGYTEEPLVSVDFNGDSRSAIVDGQSTLVMEDTAVKVLAWYDNEWGYSCRIVDLARLVAAGMAVPHLDSVLTHR